The DNA segment CCTAGCCCGGCTTGAGGCTTTGGGCTTCTACAGGTCGAGATACCAGTAGCTCATATCGCGCATGGTGCCGGTGGAATCGGTGGCGGCTGCCGGCATGAGCCCGAATTGCGTGAAGCCGAAATGGTGCATGAGCGCGATAGAACCGGCGTTGTCGGCGAAGATGATGCCACACGCCTTGCGCATATGACGCTTGCGTGCCTCATCAAGCAGCGAGCGCAACGTGAAGGTGCCCACTCCCCTGCCCTGCCATTCGGGGGCGATGTAGTAGGCCAGGTCGGTAACGCCGTTGTAGCCTGCACGATCGTAGAACACGGACAACGCGCTGAAGCCTACGACCTGGCGCGTGCCGTCGCCGCGTACCGCCTCGGTGACGAACACCGCATAGGGGGCTTTGTGGGAGTCGAGCCAGGCGCGGCGCTGTTCGATGGTGCGCGGGGCGATATCCGCGGATGAGCCGCCTACGACAACCGCGGCATTGTAGATGTCGGTCAGTGCCTGAATATCCGATTCCGCGGCCTGCCTGTAGGCGTATTCCATG comes from the Bifidobacterium angulatum DSM 20098 = JCM 7096 genome and includes:
- a CDS encoding GNAT family N-acetyltransferase, encoding MEYAYRQAAESDIQALTDIYNAAVVVGGSSADIAPRTIEQRRAWLDSHKAPYAVFVTEAVRGDGTRQVVGFSALSVFYDRAGYNGVTDLAYYIAPEWQGRGVGTFTLRSLLDEARKRHMRKACGIIFADNAGSIALMHHFGFTQFGLMPAAATDSTGTMRDMSYWYLDL